ttttagtgggtagttccaattatacagttgggtagtcctgtggagattCCCACACTCTGTTCGTAAattcatttcaccttgtaaaaataatcacacacacagacatttacttagttcgtcgagctgaatcgaatgatatatgacagtgATTGCTTAGCCTTTTTATGAGACATAAAAAAATGAAGAGAGCAAAAACCAGTGACATGTTTGAGCTGGATgataattctcgaatttttcggtTGATGAAAGTTTCGGCGTTTCATATAAAGGCTCCATATTTAGAAAAACGTACTAATGAAAAACAAAGCATTGTTGTATTGGTTTATTGATTTGAATACATTTCAAATGTTAGAGCATCCAATGTATCTagtaaaataatataatttttttttcagggtaAACCATCTGATTTATCGTCTTCAGCATTTTCTGTAGTTACCATTCATCAGTATCGGGTTTTGTATGAAAAATGTGTACAATTAATCAATTCTGAATGGCCTCGTTCGTACAACGCTCGTTTGCGCAGTTTGGAAGCTTCGAGAGACACGCTACCAACTAGCATGGTGGTCATCAAAAATACCGATAGCATTAACGAAACAACATCAGTACTAGCACATGCCAGATTATCTCCTGTACCATCGGACTCATCAGCGGTGTTTATCGAGTCGGTTGTAGTGGACCGAAGATTCCGTGGACAAGGCCTTGGAAAGTTACTGATGACTGAAGTGGAAAAACACTGTTTTAGTGCATTGCAtctcaaaactatttttttgtcGACAATTGATCAAGATGGCTTTTATATTAAGTTAGGCTACCAGTTTTGCAAGGCTATAAATATGTTTGGTACCCACTGTGCCTTAAACAATTCCACGAAAAAGATTTGGTTGAGAAAATCCGTTATGTGATCGCTAATTTGAGACAATTCAAATACATTTACCAATGGAAACTAGTATAGAATTTTGAGTTTTTATAGCCTAAACATCACTTATTATTCCAGACGACAAAGTTCGCACCAAACTGTATTCGAAGCAGCACCCTCTCCGAATTTTATGTATCTTACTAGACATGCAACCTTTGTCACAAAAGGGCGTactttgtttttctaaaatttatatAAACTGTCCTTTGAAAAGCATTAAACCCTTTTACCtttattataaatataaaaacttgttttaaactacctagtggtttaatgatATATTTGTCATATTGTTCATTTTTTCGGATATTGCCcgaagtagggtaacagaggtattttggccgcttcatatattttggcatacctaacaaactttatcgaattcatcggattttatcgatgttaagtaactcattttgcatcaatttgaagctaatcacattaaattacctattgcggaaggggtttttaaagatatttgcaatatttggtggatatttttataaagtgggccaaaataaaatcaatcctaaagtgggccaaaatacctatgTTAccctactacaatttaaaaggtTTAGGAAAGAGTTTTGAtgctttctgttgcataatactatttcaatgatatactacATCTGGAttaaagttagtgaaaatctgatCAATCATATGTATAAGTAAGAGAAGCGAGCttcattttatcacatttgattactattgtcgatacttccggaaccgaaaacggCAAGGGCTGGTGATTGTGGGTTTCCCATAGCTGTGCCAAACGTCTGTGTGTAGTGTTGTCCATCGTATTTAAAGTAGCTGAAGTCAATGCAAAATTCTACTATTTTAAGAAACAGATCTTGGGTTGATGTGATCGTGCATTTCTGTAGTTTCCGTATGTGGGGACCGTTTTCTTCCAGCACAGGATATGTGAATCGGAAGTTAGTAGTAATGTGTGCTGGAAACACTCCTCTCTTACGACAGCGAATTAGAATAGGTTTTCTACTGATCATGCTGCCAAGTTAAGAGACTGTTTTTGCATAGTCTTTTTTGCATAGTAGTGGAAGAAAACGGTCCCCACATACGGAAACTACAGAAATGCAccacaaattttaaaaaagcaATTTTGAACATCGAAATTCAACACACTTCCCACAAAATCAAAATactaaaacaacaacaaaatgcaATAGAATCGCAAATTAAGGACTCAAGCATAGATGATGATACTCAAACATCATTCTTTTCAAGCCAATCCAACAACTACAGCAAGCACATTCTCAACAGAACAAACCGCACAAAAGGAAAATTCAACAGAATAATTCTCAATACAGCAGAAGTTGCAACCAAACCATCCCGGTACTTAACGACAAAGCTGTACACAATGGTACAAACAAATATATTCCTCCAGAAATGGAAATATTACTGAGCTTAGGACCAAAATTTGCACTACCAACACAACTACATGAAATTCCATTTTTCCATCTCATAGCAGACACAGAAAACATACTAAAAACAAACCCAAATACAATAATCCAAGATAGAACAAGATGCGCAATAGTCAATTCCACTCTGAACTACATCCATTACCACAAAAATCATAATTATACAGATGAATCAACAAAGTTCTGGAAAAAAGCAACAAAGATCACAAAAATCTTCATCCGGAATAACCCAGATATATACATTACAAAATCTGACAAAGGAAACAAAACAGTATTAATCCCAGCTGATgattacaaacaaaaaaatgcttgatctgctcaatgacaacaaaacataTCTACCTATTTCACGAGATCCCACATCACGGTTTCAATCAATAAACAATAGCTTGGTAAAACGACTTGCATCTTTAAAACTTATCGATAGACACACCGCAGTACAACTAACAACTTATAATGCAATATGTCCTAGGATTTACGGACAACCCAAGGCGCATTAATCTGGACTCCCCCTTAGACTAGTCCTACCAAACATGACAGCTCCTTCCTATAACTTATCCAAATTCGTATGAAAAATCATCCACCAATCCATCAATAGCTCATACAGCATAAAGGACTCATTTTCTTTCTGTGATTTCATCAACTCAGTTACACTGCCACCCGGATACGAATTAGTTTCACTGAGTGTTACCTCCCTGTTCATGGTATGAAATACAAGCCCACACAAATATAAATTTAGATCTGTTTCTTGAAATAGTAGAATTTTGCATTGACTCCAGCTACTTCAAATAGGATGGACAACACTACACACAGACGTTTGGCACAGCTATGGGAAACCCACTATCACCAGCCCTAGCCGTCCTCATTATGGAAACATTACTTGACACTGTATGCAGGCTCCTAAATTTCAAACCAacattcattaaaaaatacGTCGACGACCTGATACTGGCTATTCCCATAGACCAACTTGACTGTGTTCTCAACACATTCAATAGTTACAACAAACGTATCCAGTTCACCCATGAAgtagaaacagaaaacagaatatCTTTCCTGGATATGCTACTGACAAGACAAGAAAATCAACAGATCAAAACTGAATGGTACATGAAACCCATTGCTAGTGGACGATTTTGGACTATCATTCATATCACCCTCCCAATCAGAAAATGAACATGGCACGGAACTTCATTCGGAGAGTAAATCATCTGTCCACTAATCTGCAAGAAGAACAAAAAGCGAATATCATTGACAAAATGCTCGCTTTGGATAACTACCCTAAAGGCCTGCGAAAAAGACTCATCAATAGGATGCACGAAcgcaccaacaacaatacatgTACCCAACCTTTAGATGATAACCTGCAATATACCTACCGATCCATAGCATAAATTCCATATCTATCGAACAAAATCGACAAGCATCTGAAAAACGacttcaaaaacatacgattggcACAGCACAACATTAAAACAGTAGGACAATTATTCACCAAATTAAAAGATCCCATACCGAAAAACTTCCACAATGATGTAATTTACAGCATACCGTGCGAAAAGTGTGATGCATGCTACATAGGAATGACaagcaataaacttaaaactagaattagTGGACACCAGACACATTATAATGAACTTGAAAAATACAAACAACAAGGACTAACCGCCACCGACCCGCAGATTCATACACaccttaaaaacaaaaacataaacaacCAACATACCAGACAGTGACAGCCGTTATATCAGCATTAGCGCACaagacacacatacacacacacacacacacacacatatttacCTTctcaaactaactgtcaaaaataGTGCACGAAGAACAGTAAGCCACAAACTAAAAGAATAGCTCTGAATAGTACACAGTATATCTAGTAGATTAAAAGCTTATAAATAGATTTAGCGAGCAGCTTTTAACAGTGAAGTGCGAAAAAATTTGTTATACACATGCTGTTAGTAGTTACAACAAGATTCAAACCAAACAAATTTAATTTACATTTCTATGCAATAGTCACTGCCGGACGCCATTATCAATTATACACATAGGACATAGGTTAGGCTTCAAAAACACATATGACAACAAAACGCATAGTTTCTGTAAGTGGACATACATACAAAATCATgaatataacaaaaaaactACTTTCCCACAGAATCCTTGTAAAAGGTGAAATAAATCACCGAAACAGTCGGACTTTGAAACAATACGTTGTTTTTACTGTTACAGTAGACTGATTAGCCGAAATTCGCCAACTGATATAAGTATATATTTTCTTCAAACAATAACGGGATCTTGGTGTGGTACTCATCCAGAAGATcttataaaattgtatcagacgatactttcagtgatggaatatgaatgtgtttgctttcgttccgctgcaaacttccatattatcaaattagagccaactcagtatcgttgtttgcgaattgccttagcctgcatgcattcgacacatacaataagTCATAAAGTACTGGCggcagttcttccactgaaagtcTGAACGCAATTGAAGACATTCACTCAAACACTGCTGGCAAAAATTAacagtttttcttgggcaaaataaaacagttcgtgaacgacatattgaataaaaggTGAAATTTAGGAACGGCCGATTTCTTTCAACGAATATTATAGGCATTtatcagctggcaagcttcttggggccCGGGGTGATTTTAATACGGATCCCCTTCGTTTAGTGGGCAAAAATGAGCAAACACAAACAACATAACTCTATTTTGGAGGAttgaacgaacaaaaaaaaacaaaggtcCCAAGATATGATTTGATTATGagaaataagaaatatttttaaatcttcAAATTTCCTGGTTCGGAGGGATtcatcccccccccccctcttctCGGTGGCCCTGGATCTAAAATATCgataaaggcatggttcagggggctggatgtgagtagggatttcattcgtgtgatgtccagactcatgatcaatcactacacattagatgcacatctccttcgaattggactcttcaagactaatcattgtgcttgtgtcgAAGGTTATCACGATATTGATGCGTTGAGTACCGTGTTGTCAGATCTCATCAAATATATTCTTTGCGtatccaaggtagactatccaatgtcccattcTTGCTTGAACATGAATAGCGATTTGAGAGAACATTCGCAAACCGAATTTAAGAATTCTAAAATATACATTATTGATATCATTACTTGCCAAGCGTGGACAAAAAGTTACTATAATTTCAACAAAAGTCATGAGACATGGCAAATTGTTTTTTACTTATATACTGAAATACGaaatgttagtgaaaatcggagaATTTGAAGCCTTTCaactctggagtccctcaagaTAGTCACCTAGGATCATTCTTATTCTACCTCGATGATCTCAACTTCGTTTAAAATGCCATAAACTATTCTTCGAAGATGTCTTCAAGTTACATTATCTAGTAAAAAGGCCAAAAGACACTGTATATTTGCAGACCCAGTTAGATAAATTCACTAGCTGGTGCCATGACAATAGGATGGTTTCAAATGCCTCGACACTCGTTGATACTACTTCTATAGCAATTCGCACAATACACCGAAACGTTAGTCTTCCGTGAAAAATTCTTGATTCCAACCTGGATTTGAAAAGTCAAATCGATTCTAAGGCCTCTAAGCTTTTAGATTTCGTTATGAAGATCTTTGTTAATGTACACTGCTTGTAGatattatattgtgctctaGTGCGCTAGACAAGAGTGTAAATTCAATCGATTCGCTCTGCGCAACCAATAATATTCCTAGTTACAAAGATATTCAGCTACAAAGATCGGTGTAAGTTTATTGACCTGTTTGTGATATCTGTTCGTCGCTAAAGCCTCTTTGTttctattattcttattatagaTTACCCGGGACTTCTGCAattagtcggtgttgaacagtcgttcgcaccgcacgcgtatagctcttggctcgtGGAAATTTCTTCTGgcaacctagagtttcattgattcaaggcttcagtcattTTCAAAGCtatctgaatcactaacagtctttttaaaaactatcaattagtcagcttttctcaaggctatacaaaaagtgatattctaatataaccagtctttttgaagactaagaaattaagcaGCCTATTCTTAAGCAgcctattcttcgaactaatcagtctttattaagactaccacaaaatcagtctttatcaagacttttccaaactaggagtctaatccaagactaatttagcctagttaatataattacaaatttcattcatttcaaaaatgcctgcgtccaaccggaaaagcAACAAGCCTAAAGCTaaatataattcaatacggaataaatcaca
This genomic window from Malaya genurostris strain Urasoe2022 chromosome 1, Malgen_1.1, whole genome shotgun sequence contains:
- the LOC131440645 gene encoding N-alpha-acetyltransferase 80 isoform X1, which produces MGKPSDLSSSAFSVVTIHQYRVLYEKCVQLINSEWPRSYNARLRSLEASRDTLPTSMVVIKNTDSINETTSVLAHARLSPVPSDSSAVFIESVVVDRRFRGQGLGKLLMTEVEKHCFSALHLKTIFLSTIDQDGFYIKLGYQFCKAINMFGTHCALNNSTKKIWLRKSVM